A genome region from Clostridium pasteurianum includes the following:
- a CDS encoding methyl-accepting chemotaxis protein, translating to MKSIKAKLMTCFTLLVGTICIGLGIVSFITSSNALKSNLKKTLPKIAEQTASNIQGRIGGELSTLETIAARDDVKDPNIPWQKKLPILLQESKRIGSVRMAIVDKDGNSHNTEGKSAISKNKSYFKEALLGKSNVSDPTVSIIDRTTVVLYAVPIKFNNKIVGVLIEARDGNKLSDLIDQVKFGRTATGFMINKDGVTVANKDRNSVLKMKNVIEESKKNVELKPLASIENKMVARQIGMDEYKDGNINKYVGYAPVKGTDWSVGVEVEKNEMLSELGSLRVSVIVSSIVFILIGIGMIFIIANSIAKGIKSTSKHLKLISEGDLCGEISTKYLKSRDEVGDMTNSMKIMQKSLGNLIKKIKENSLNINMQSENLASISEEIENVSSNVTEAISQVAEGASNQSEDLIHITDILNKFSGKLSGIVKEIQIVDSNSREISLMANDSSKEMNELDQSVTNVGSSFKEFCSKIATLVKDINEINEITSLINSIAEQTNLLALNASIEATRAGEAGKGFLVVAEEIGKLAEQSKDSSENINKLINMISKNADTIVQESDMMSGEMMSQAKIVGNSIASFRKIVQAVGQVLPKIETVKSSAENIENDKKVILTKIDELSSISMESSASAEEISASSEEMNASTKEVASSAQELNNMTNQMIEEMNKFKI from the coding sequence ATGAAAAGTATAAAAGCAAAATTAATGACATGTTTTACGTTATTAGTAGGAACTATATGTATAGGATTGGGCATAGTTTCGTTTATAACTTCATCAAATGCATTAAAGTCTAATTTAAAAAAGACTTTACCTAAAATTGCAGAGCAAACTGCAAGCAATATTCAAGGAAGAATAGGTGGCGAATTAAGTACTTTAGAGACAATTGCTGCGAGAGATGATGTAAAAGATCCCAACATTCCTTGGCAAAAAAAGCTACCAATTCTTTTACAGGAATCCAAAAGAATTGGTAGTGTTAGAATGGCCATTGTAGATAAGGATGGGAATTCACATAATACAGAGGGGAAAAGTGCTATTTCTAAAAATAAAAGCTATTTTAAAGAAGCATTATTAGGTAAAAGCAACGTATCAGATCCAACAGTTAGCATAATTGATAGAACTACGGTTGTTTTATATGCGGTTCCTATTAAATTCAATAATAAAATTGTGGGAGTACTGATTGAAGCACGAGATGGTAATAAATTAAGCGATCTAATTGATCAGGTTAAGTTTGGTCGAACAGCAACTGGATTTATGATAAATAAAGATGGAGTTACAGTTGCTAATAAGGACAGGAATTCAGTACTAAAAATGAAAAATGTAATTGAAGAATCAAAAAAGAATGTAGAATTGAAGCCTTTAGCAAGTATTGAAAATAAAATGGTCGCTAGGCAGATAGGAATGGATGAATATAAAGATGGCAACATAAATAAATATGTAGGCTATGCTCCAGTAAAAGGAACTGACTGGTCTGTAGGAGTTGAGGTAGAAAAAAATGAGATGTTATCAGAGCTAGGTAGTTTAAGAGTTTCTGTTATTGTATCATCCATAGTATTTATACTAATAGGAATTGGTATGATTTTTATAATTGCTAATAGCATAGCTAAAGGAATAAAATCAACTTCTAAACATTTGAAATTAATATCAGAAGGCGATTTATGTGGAGAAATTTCTACTAAGTATTTGAAATCAAGAGATGAAGTTGGAGATATGACTAATTCAATGAAAATAATGCAGAAGTCATTAGGAAACTTAATTAAAAAAATAAAAGAAAATTCTTTAAATATTAATATGCAATCAGAAAATTTAGCGTCCATTTCAGAAGAAATAGAAAATGTGTCGAGCAATGTCACAGAAGCAATATCTCAAGTTGCAGAAGGAGCAAGTAATCAATCAGAAGATCTAATACACATAACAGACATTCTTAATAAATTTAGTGGGAAATTATCTGGAATAGTTAAAGAAATACAGATTGTAGATTCAAATTCTAGAGAAATAAGTTTAATGGCAAATGATAGCAGTAAAGAAATGAATGAATTAGATCAATCAGTAACAAATGTAGGTAGTTCATTTAAAGAATTCTGTAGTAAAATTGCAACTCTTGTAAAAGATATAAATGAAATAAATGAAATTACAAGTTTAATAAATAGTATTGCAGAACAAACAAATTTATTGGCGTTAAATGCTAGTATTGAAGCAACTAGAGCGGGAGAAGCAGGAAAGGGATTTTTAGTAGTTGCAGAGGAAATAGGAAAGCTAGCAGAACAATCAAAAGATTCATCAGAAAACATTAACAAATTAATTAATATGATATCTAAGAATGCTGATACTATAGTTCAAGAATCTGACATGATGAGTGGTGAAATGATGAGTCAAGCTAAAATTGTAGGTAATTCAATAGCATCCTTTAGGAAAATAGTACAAGCAGTAGGGCAAGTACTTCCTAAGATTGAAACAGTTAAAAGTTCTGCTGAAAATATAGAAAATGATAAGAAAGTTATTTTGACTAAAATAGATGAGTTATCTTCAATTTCAATGGAATCTTCAGCATCAGCAGAAGAAATTTCAGCATCATCAGAGGAAATGAACGCTTCAACAAAAGAAGTAGCTTCTTCAGCACAAGAGCTTAACAATATGACTAATCAAATGATAGAAGAAATGAATAAGTTTAAAATTTAA
- the citG gene encoding triphosphoribosyl-dephospho-CoA synthase CitG, producing the protein MKNGEYIEKIACKVGSLAIQAMLYEVSCFPSPGLVSPISNGAHKDMNFYTFIDSTCALSSYFAKFVREGFKDVSCKQLFKNIRKIGIEAEKDMFLKTNGVNTHKGMIFLMGIACAAVGKVINDNKTFKEVKQTIIEMTSGIVKNELENINPNKKMTYGEKIYLDYKIKGVKGEVEAGMPIIFEFSLDFFDECSDLNINSRLVHTLIGIMQVCEDTNIIHRHSIDVLREVQGKAKNVIQAGGMRSDNGREMIDRLSDEFIEKNISPGGSADILGVTVFMTLVKNTWNLFDY; encoded by the coding sequence ATGAAGAACGGTGAATATATAGAAAAAATAGCCTGTAAAGTTGGGAGTTTAGCAATACAAGCAATGTTATATGAAGTTTCATGCTTTCCGTCACCAGGATTAGTGTCGCCAATATCTAATGGTGCTCATAAAGATATGAATTTTTATACTTTTATTGATAGTACATGTGCATTAAGCAGCTATTTTGCTAAATTTGTTAGAGAAGGTTTTAAAGATGTTTCGTGCAAGCAATTGTTTAAAAATATAAGGAAAATTGGAATTGAAGCTGAAAAAGATATGTTTCTTAAAACGAATGGTGTTAATACGCATAAGGGAATGATATTTTTAATGGGAATAGCATGTGCGGCAGTTGGAAAAGTCATAAATGATAATAAAACATTTAAAGAGGTAAAACAGACAATAATTGAGATGACGTCGGGAATAGTAAAAAATGAACTTGAAAATATTAATCCTAATAAAAAAATGACTTATGGTGAAAAGATATATTTAGATTATAAAATAAAAGGAGTTAAGGGTGAAGTTGAAGCTGGAATGCCAATTATATTTGAATTTTCATTGGATTTTTTTGATGAATGCAGTGATTTAAATATAAATAGTAGACTTGTACATACGCTTATAGGAATAATGCAGGTATGTGAAGATACTAATATAATTCACAGACATTCCATTGATGTTTTAAGGGAAGTTCAAGGAAAAGCAAAAAATGTAATTCAAGCTGGTGGTATGAGATCTGATAATGGAAGAGAAATGATTGACAGGCTTAGTGATGAATTTATAGAAAAGAATATTAGTCCTGGTGGAAGTGCTGATATTCTTGGAGTAACTGTTTTTATGACTTTGGTAAAAAATACATGGAACTTATTTGATTATTAA
- a CDS encoding LysR family transcriptional regulator: protein MTERELIYIKTIAEEKKISKAAEKLFMTQPSLSKCVQNVECKLGVKLFRRTSNGLILTFAGEEYYKNACMILKICNDFENKVSDINDLKKGRVTIGITPHLATFIIPVILSEFKQRCPNIEVFIVEKDTHELEETLSSGDIDFAIMHVPPSHEIYNDVNIDFFILHKDFFLLTTKGNHPLGKYAKKYKGYKYPKIDFTLFKNEPFIMISHGHRIRQVTELIMRKANINPAIVQTTNSYETARRMAFHGIGATFVPEQYLQIYNTVDCKPDYYYIDEKYTPYWSLCIAVEKNAYVSKAAKLFIEMVSNRFASTS, encoded by the coding sequence ATGACAGAACGTGAATTAATATATATTAAAACAATTGCTGAAGAGAAGAAAATCTCAAAAGCAGCTGAGAAACTATTTATGACACAACCGTCTCTTAGTAAATGTGTACAAAATGTAGAATGTAAATTAGGGGTTAAGTTGTTTAGAAGGACAAGTAATGGATTAATACTTACATTTGCTGGAGAAGAATATTATAAAAATGCTTGCATGATTTTAAAAATATGTAATGATTTTGAAAATAAAGTCAGCGATATAAATGATTTAAAAAAAGGCAGAGTTACAATAGGAATTACGCCTCATCTTGCAACATTTATAATTCCAGTTATTCTTTCTGAATTTAAGCAGAGATGTCCCAATATAGAAGTATTTATTGTTGAGAAAGATACGCATGAGTTAGAAGAAACTTTGTCATCTGGAGATATAGATTTTGCTATTATGCATGTGCCTCCTTCACATGAAATTTATAATGATGTGAATATAGATTTTTTTATTCTACATAAAGATTTCTTTTTGTTAACAACAAAAGGGAATCATCCATTAGGTAAATATGCAAAAAAATATAAAGGCTATAAGTATCCTAAAATAGATTTTACCTTATTTAAAAATGAACCATTTATAATGATATCTCATGGACATAGGATTAGGCAAGTTACTGAGTTGATCATGAGAAAAGCCAATATCAATCCAGCAATTGTACAAACCACCAACAGCTATGAAACTGCAAGAAGGATGGCCTTTCATGGAATTGGAGCAACATTTGTTCCTGAGCAATATTTACAGATATACAATACGGTAGATTGTAAACCAGATTACTATTATATTGATGAAAAATACACACCTTATTGGTCTTTGTGCATTGCCGTTGAAAAAAATGCATATGTCTCGAAGGCTGCAAAATTATTTATAGAAATGGTAAGTAATAGATTTGCTTCAACCAGTTAA